In one Umezawaea sp. Da 62-37 genomic region, the following are encoded:
- a CDS encoding M23 family metallopeptidase encodes MKLNKFAAAGLGLLVGIGALTIGTGVAAAAPTFQLPFPCGQTWEGQTRSDHSPANAVDLNRANDDGDAVVAAASGTVSRVENEGSTSYGRWVEINHGSGWTTRYAHLSAQRVSVGQSVSLGQTIGNVGSTGGSTGPHLHFEERQDGAAVKAKFNGTTALYWGSKSYKSNNSCGSGGDDNPYDAEEVCGSGYKVVDSAALSTKGRVYLTYNASNGNNCVVTMKHTKLGTGSTTSAFLEVQGSARTTDSGSFSYYAGPVRKQAADTCVKWGGSADGSTYTSGFEHCG; translated from the coding sequence ATGAAGCTCAACAAGTTCGCGGCCGCGGGCCTCGGCCTGCTGGTCGGCATCGGCGCCCTGACCATCGGCACGGGGGTGGCGGCGGCGGCACCCACGTTCCAGCTCCCGTTCCCGTGCGGGCAGACGTGGGAGGGGCAGACCCGCTCCGACCACAGCCCCGCCAACGCCGTGGACCTCAACCGGGCCAACGACGACGGTGACGCCGTCGTCGCGGCCGCCTCCGGCACGGTCAGCCGTGTCGAGAACGAGGGCTCCACCAGCTACGGCCGGTGGGTCGAGATCAACCACGGCAGCGGTTGGACCACGCGCTACGCCCACCTCTCCGCCCAGCGGGTGTCGGTCGGCCAGAGCGTGTCCCTCGGCCAGACGATCGGCAACGTCGGCAGCACCGGCGGCTCGACCGGCCCGCACCTGCACTTCGAGGAGCGGCAGGACGGCGCGGCCGTGAAGGCCAAGTTCAACGGCACCACCGCCCTCTACTGGGGTTCGAAGAGCTACAAGAGCAACAACAGTTGCGGCAGCGGCGGGGACGACAACCCCTACGACGCCGAAGAGGTGTGCGGCTCCGGCTACAAGGTCGTCGACTCCGCGGCGCTGAGCACCAAGGGTCGGGTCTACCTGACCTACAACGCCAGCAACGGCAACAACTGCGTCGTCACGATGAAGCACACGAAGCTCGGCACCGGCTCGACGACCTCGGCGTTCCTCGAGGTCCAGGGCAGTGCGAGGACGACCGACTCCGGCAGCTTCTCCTACTACGCCGGTCCGGTCCGCAAGCAGGCCGCCGACACCTGCGTGAAGTGGGGCGGCTCCGCTGACGGCTCGACCTACACCAGTGGGTTCGAGCACTGCGGCTAG